In a genomic window of Deltaproteobacteria bacterium:
- a CDS encoding pyridoxamine 5'-phosphate oxidase has translation MSRRDQIQMTPDEVRRFIDSKKTITIVSNGPGGFPHPMPMWFARDPDDSIRMATYRTSQKIKNIQRDPRVSLLCETGIEYQELRGVVLYGRAQLIDDFELACDTLLRAGGRGEGLPRDEAAAKTVMDAMRKNAEKRFVIRVAPERVVSWDHSKLGGAY, from the coding sequence ATGTCACGACGCGATCAGATCCAGATGACCCCGGACGAGGTGCGACGCTTCATCGACTCGAAGAAGACGATCACGATCGTTTCGAACGGCCCCGGCGGCTTTCCGCACCCGATGCCGATGTGGTTCGCGCGCGATCCCGACGACTCGATCCGCATGGCCACCTACCGCACCAGCCAGAAGATCAAGAACATCCAGCGCGACCCTCGCGTCTCCCTGCTCTGCGAGACGGGAATCGAGTACCAGGAGCTGCGCGGCGTGGTGCTCTACGGCCGGGCGCAGCTGATCGACGACTTCGAGCTCGCCTGCGACACGCTGCTGCGCGCGGGCGGCCGCGGCGAGGGGCTGCCGCGCGACGAGGCCGCCGCGAAGACGGTCATGGATGCGATGCGGAAGAACGCCGAGAAGCGCTTCGTGATCCGGGTTGCACCGGAGCGCGTGGTCTCGTGGGACCACTCGAAGCTCGGCGGCGCGTACTAG
- a CDS encoding paraslipin, translating into MDPFVVIAVLAVVALAVFVIAKTAIVVPQQAAYVVETLGRYSRTLQAGFHILMPFVDRVAYRHELKEQTIDIAEQVCITRDNVQVGVDGVLYLQVLDPRQASYGVVNYGFAISQLAQTTLRSEVGKIDLDRTFEERGAINSALVTELDKASGAWGVKVLRYEIKKIMPSHETLEAMEKQMRAEREKRAVILTSEGERDAQINAAEGQKQRVIKESEATRQLQINEAEGQAQAILAVANATAEGLRNIAEALRLPGGEDAMRLRVAEQYVSQLGNLAKAGNTFVIPANLSDVASMLTLATTLVKGAGGAPAAR; encoded by the coding sequence ATGGACCCGTTCGTCGTGATCGCCGTGCTCGCCGTAGTCGCGCTCGCCGTCTTCGTCATCGCCAAGACGGCGATCGTGGTGCCCCAGCAGGCCGCCTACGTGGTGGAGACGCTCGGCCGCTACAGCCGCACGCTGCAGGCGGGCTTCCACATCCTGATGCCGTTCGTGGATCGCGTCGCCTACCGGCACGAGCTGAAGGAGCAGACCATCGACATCGCCGAGCAGGTCTGCATCACGCGCGACAACGTGCAGGTCGGCGTCGACGGCGTGCTCTACCTGCAGGTGCTCGATCCGCGCCAGGCGAGCTACGGAGTGGTGAACTACGGCTTCGCGATCTCGCAGCTCGCGCAGACCACGCTGCGCAGCGAGGTGGGCAAGATCGACCTCGACCGCACCTTCGAGGAGCGCGGCGCGATCAACTCCGCGCTGGTCACCGAGCTCGACAAGGCCTCGGGCGCATGGGGCGTGAAGGTGCTGCGCTACGAGATCAAGAAGATCATGCCCTCGCACGAGACGCTGGAGGCGATGGAGAAGCAGATGCGCGCCGAGCGCGAGAAGCGCGCGGTGATCCTGACCTCCGAGGGCGAGCGCGACGCGCAGATCAATGCGGCCGAGGGACAGAAGCAGCGCGTGATCAAGGAGTCGGAGGCCACGCGCCAGCTGCAGATCAACGAGGCCGAGGGGCAGGCGCAGGCGATCCTCGCCGTCGCCAACGCCACGGCGGAGGGCCTGCGGAACATCGCCGAGGCGCTGCGCCTGCCCGGCGGCGAGGACGCGATGCGCCTGCGCGTTGCGGAGCAGTACGTCTCGCAGCTCGGGAATCTCGCCAAGGCGGGAAACACCTTCGTGATCCCGGCGAACCTCTCGGACGTCGCGTCGATGCTCACGCTCGCGACGACGCTGGTGAAGGGCGCGGGTGGCGCGCCGGCCGCGCGCTAG
- a CDS encoding NfeD family protein — protein sequence MPWWGWIVLGAALLAAESVVDAQFFLVFFGAAALITGALAALGLAGPVWLQWTIFGALCVVGAATFRRRLYARIRSSAGEVGQSTVGELAVAREPIAPGGRGQVELRGTVWRAHNTGSTALAPGETARVARVLGVELELSRDA from the coding sequence ATGCCTTGGTGGGGGTGGATCGTCCTTGGCGCGGCTCTGCTCGCGGCCGAATCGGTCGTCGACGCGCAGTTCTTCCTGGTGTTCTTCGGCGCGGCCGCGCTGATCACCGGCGCGCTCGCCGCGCTCGGCCTGGCCGGGCCGGTCTGGCTGCAGTGGACGATCTTCGGCGCGCTCTGCGTCGTCGGAGCCGCGACGTTCCGGCGACGGCTCTACGCGCGGATCCGCAGCAGCGCAGGCGAGGTCGGCCAGTCCACGGTCGGCGAGCTCGCCGTCGCGCGCGAGCCGATCGCCCCCGGCGGGCGCGGACAGGTCGAGCTGCGCGGCACGGTCTGGCGCGCGCACAACACCGGCTCCACGGCGCTCGCCCCGGGCGAGACCGCGCGCGTGGCCCGCGTCCTCGGCGTCGAGCTCGAGCTCAGCCGCGACGCCTGA
- the hisS gene encoding histidine--tRNA ligase, with product MRFQVLPGFRDFFPEDLAIRRAIEAAWHGAARAAGFEEFDGPVLESLELFTAKSGEEISGQLYTFTDKGDRAVALRPEMTPTLARMIASRANRLARPIKWYCVPEFYRYEKPQRGRLRAFYQWNVDVLGASDPASDAEPIAIALDALRRLGLGERDVRVHINDRRLLARTLRDLDVAPEQDAAVLALIDKLGRDRAAGERLEALLGAARAKQLLGHCAAYPLASAPELGAVLEACREYGIDSALVPDFGIVRGLAYYTGPVWEIFDAPRELRAVAGGGRYDDLIRSLGGPELPALGFGMGDAVLGELLAARGLLPATPPRVEVVVVPVTAELAGPARRLVARLRAQGVATEAPYGLPRIGKALKAADAAGARRVVIVGPDEWADGLVVVKDLASGVETRVRVEDLTER from the coding sequence ATGCGCTTCCAAGTCCTGCCCGGCTTCCGGGATTTCTTCCCGGAGGACCTCGCGATCCGGCGCGCGATCGAAGCGGCCTGGCACGGCGCGGCGCGCGCCGCCGGATTCGAGGAGTTCGACGGCCCCGTTCTCGAGTCGCTCGAGCTGTTCACCGCCAAGTCGGGCGAGGAGATCTCCGGACAGCTGTACACGTTCACCGACAAGGGCGACCGCGCGGTGGCGCTCCGCCCGGAGATGACGCCGACGCTGGCGCGAATGATCGCGTCGCGCGCGAACCGGCTCGCACGGCCGATCAAGTGGTACTGCGTTCCGGAGTTCTATCGCTACGAGAAGCCGCAGCGCGGCCGCCTGCGCGCCTTCTACCAGTGGAACGTCGACGTGCTCGGCGCGAGCGACCCCGCCTCGGACGCGGAGCCGATCGCGATCGCGCTCGACGCGCTGCGCCGGCTCGGACTCGGCGAGCGCGACGTGCGCGTGCACATCAACGACCGGCGCCTTCTCGCGCGCACGCTTCGCGATCTCGACGTCGCTCCCGAGCAGGACGCAGCCGTGCTGGCGCTGATCGACAAGCTCGGGCGCGACCGAGCGGCGGGGGAGCGGCTCGAGGCGCTGCTCGGCGCCGCGCGCGCGAAGCAGCTGCTCGGCCACTGCGCGGCGTATCCGCTCGCGAGCGCCCCGGAGCTCGGCGCCGTGCTCGAGGCCTGCCGCGAGTACGGGATCGACTCCGCGCTCGTGCCCGACTTCGGGATCGTGCGCGGGCTCGCCTACTACACCGGTCCGGTCTGGGAGATCTTCGACGCGCCGCGCGAGCTGCGGGCGGTCGCGGGCGGCGGGCGTTACGACGACCTGATCCGGTCGCTGGGCGGTCCCGAGCTTCCCGCGCTCGGCTTCGGCATGGGCGACGCGGTGCTCGGCGAGCTGCTCGCGGCCCGGGGCCTGCTGCCCGCGACACCGCCGCGTGTCGAGGTGGTCGTGGTTCCGGTCACGGCCGAGCTCGCCGGCCCCGCGCGGCGGCTGGTCGCGCGGCTCCGCGCGCAGGGCGTCGCCACCGAGGCGCCCTACGGCCTGCCGCGGATCGGAAAGGCGCTGAAGGCCGCAGACGCCGCCGGCGCCCGACGCGTCGTCATCGTCGGCCCGGACGAGTGGGCCGATGGGCTCGTCGTCGTGAAGGACCTCGCCTCGGGTGTCGAGACCCGCGTGCGCGTCGAGGATCTGACCGAGCGCTAG
- a CDS encoding enoyl-[acyl-carrier-protein] reductase — protein MLSIDLSGKRAFVAGVADDWGFGFAIAKKLAEAGATVCVGTWPPAYGIFTKMLERGKLAESLQMPGGGTLAFERIFALDAEYDTLADAPIELRENRRYKEHDDFTIQGVADRMVAEFGARPLDVVVHSIANGSEVKNPLLETSRKGYLSALSASAYSFVSLVQRFGPLLRPGASFVSLTYMASERVVPGYGGGMSSAKAALESDTRTLAYEAGRRYGARVNTISAGPWASRAASAIGFIEKMIEYARKNSPLVEAIDAADVGATAAFLCSPLAAGITGTTVYVDKGYHSMGVGVDEAGGGPISNA, from the coding sequence ATGCTGTCGATCGATCTCTCGGGAAAGCGCGCGTTCGTCGCCGGCGTCGCCGACGACTGGGGCTTCGGGTTCGCAATCGCCAAGAAACTGGCCGAGGCCGGCGCCACGGTCTGCGTCGGCACCTGGCCGCCCGCCTACGGGATCTTCACCAAGATGCTCGAGCGCGGGAAGCTGGCCGAGTCGCTGCAGATGCCCGGGGGCGGCACGCTCGCCTTCGAGCGCATCTTCGCGCTCGACGCCGAGTACGACACGCTCGCCGACGCTCCGATCGAGCTGCGCGAGAACCGTCGCTACAAGGAGCACGACGACTTCACGATCCAGGGCGTGGCGGACCGCATGGTCGCCGAGTTCGGCGCGCGCCCGCTCGACGTGGTGGTGCACTCGATCGCAAACGGCAGCGAGGTCAAGAACCCGCTGCTCGAGACCAGCCGCAAGGGCTACCTGTCGGCGCTCTCGGCCAGCGCCTACTCGTTCGTGTCGCTGGTGCAGCGCTTCGGCCCGCTGCTGCGCCCGGGCGCGTCGTTCGTCTCGCTCACCTACATGGCCTCGGAGCGCGTGGTTCCGGGCTACGGCGGGGGGATGTCGTCCGCGAAGGCGGCTCTCGAAAGCGACACGCGCACGCTCGCCTACGAGGCCGGCCGGCGCTACGGCGCGCGCGTGAACACGATCTCGGCCGGGCCCTGGGCCTCGCGCGCGGCCTCGGCGATCGGCTTCATCGAGAAGATGATCGAGTACGCGCGCAAGAACTCGCCGCTTGTCGAGGCGATCGACGCCGCCGACGTCGGCGCCACCGCCGCATTCCTGTGTTCGCCGCTCGCGGCCGGGATCACCGGCACGACCGTCTACGTGGACAAGGGTTATCACTCGATGGGTGTGGGCGTGGACGAGGCGGGCGGCGGGCCGATCTCGAACGCCTGA